A genomic stretch from Spongiibacter nanhainus includes:
- the moaD gene encoding molybdopterin converting factor subunit 1 translates to MKVLFFAKLREQLGSSGLELDIPACTVAELKQALITHSQGAWREALEQDNLICAVNQGVAHDQRQVEPGDEVAFFPPVTGG, encoded by the coding sequence GTGAAGGTCTTGTTCTTTGCCAAACTGCGGGAGCAACTGGGTAGCAGCGGGCTGGAGCTGGATATACCAGCCTGCACGGTTGCCGAGCTCAAGCAGGCGCTTATTACCCACAGCCAGGGTGCATGGCGCGAAGCCTTGGAGCAGGACAATTTGATCTGTGCCGTCAATCAAGGGGTCGCCCACGACCAGCGTCAGGTCGAACCTGGCGACGAAGTCGCCTTCTTCCCGCCGGTGACCGGAGGCTAG